From one Formosa sediminum genomic stretch:
- a CDS encoding heavy metal translocating P-type ATPase, with product MSNIHTEPNQDQGHCCGNAHCQTQETATSNPYRPALLSFILLLIGLTLDYFKVSFFTSVVRILWFTAAYIPVGFPVLKASWQSIKAGAFFTEFFLMTIATLGAFALGEYPEAVTVMLFYAIGELFQDAAVTKARGNIKALLDVRPKEANVFRAGNYISVAPEQVVIGETIQVKVGEKVPLDGLLISAKAALNTAALTGESKPSRTYKGEEVFAGSINLEGVIEVKVTRAFKDSSISRILELVQNATARKSKTELFIRKFAKIYTPIVVYLAIGITVLPYFFVSDYVFGDWLYRALIFLVISCPCALVISIPLGYFGGLGAASKHGILFKGASFLDTISKVKTVVLDKTGTLTQGVFKIKTIKTFGIDELKFMKYLQAIESQSTHPIAKAIMKYPTNDYFKATHVKELAGKGLSGVVDSKTILVGNATLMATYNIEIPEACKEIIESVVYVALADKFMGYVIIADELKQDAKQAIEKLQQLGVRDVIMLSGDKDSITKQVARDLNIKIAKGELLPEDKLHEVAQLQQHSTHKVAFVGDGINDAPVLATSDVGIAMGGLGSDVAIETADVVIQTDQPSKISQAIQIGRATRAIVWQNIILAFGIKLVVLILGASGLATMWEAVFADVGVALLAILNAVRLQRMTWD from the coding sequence ATGAGTAATATACATACAGAACCAAATCAAGATCAAGGGCATTGTTGTGGTAATGCGCATTGCCAAACACAAGAGACTGCTACAAGTAATCCATATAGACCCGCATTACTAAGTTTTATATTATTACTAATTGGCTTAACTCTAGATTATTTTAAAGTTTCTTTTTTTACATCTGTGGTGAGGATTTTATGGTTTACTGCGGCATATATTCCTGTAGGTTTTCCTGTTTTAAAAGCGAGTTGGCAAAGTATAAAAGCAGGAGCCTTTTTTACGGAATTTTTTTTAATGACTATTGCCACATTGGGAGCTTTTGCGCTAGGCGAATATCCAGAAGCTGTAACGGTAATGTTATTTTATGCTATAGGAGAATTATTTCAAGATGCTGCGGTTACAAAAGCAAGAGGAAACATTAAAGCTTTACTTGATGTTCGTCCTAAAGAAGCGAATGTTTTTAGAGCAGGAAATTATATTTCAGTTGCTCCAGAACAGGTTGTCATAGGAGAAACAATACAGGTTAAAGTAGGAGAAAAAGTGCCTTTAGATGGTCTACTCATTTCAGCTAAGGCGGCTTTAAATACAGCTGCATTAACAGGAGAAAGTAAACCAAGTCGTACTTATAAAGGAGAAGAGGTATTTGCAGGGAGCATAAATCTAGAAGGCGTTATAGAAGTTAAAGTCACTAGAGCATTTAAAGATAGTTCAATTTCCAGAATTTTAGAATTGGTACAGAATGCAACAGCAAGGAAATCTAAAACAGAGTTATTTATAAGAAAATTTGCGAAAATTTATACGCCAATTGTGGTGTATTTAGCTATAGGTATAACAGTATTACCTTATTTTTTCGTATCAGACTATGTGTTTGGAGATTGGCTGTATCGAGCTTTAATATTCTTAGTGATTTCATGCCCATGTGCTTTGGTGATTTCTATTCCTTTAGGATATTTTGGCGGACTTGGAGCAGCATCTAAACATGGTATTTTATTTAAAGGCGCTTCATTTTTAGATACTATTAGTAAGGTTAAAACAGTAGTTCTAGATAAAACAGGAACTCTAACGCAAGGTGTATTCAAGATAAAGACTATTAAAACTTTTGGGATTGATGAATTAAAATTTATGAAATACCTACAAGCTATAGAATCACAATCGACACATCCTATTGCTAAAGCCATTATGAAGTATCCTACAAATGATTATTTTAAAGCCACACATGTAAAAGAACTAGCAGGAAAGGGATTAAGCGGAGTAGTAGATTCAAAAACTATTTTGGTAGGGAATGCTACATTAATGGCAACGTATAATATTGAAATTCCAGAAGCGTGTAAAGAGATAATTGAGTCTGTGGTATATGTTGCTTTAGCAGATAAATTTATGGGATATGTTATTATTGCAGATGAGCTAAAACAAGATGCTAAACAAGCTATAGAAAAATTACAACAGTTGGGGGTTCGTGATGTGATTATGCTATCAGGAGATAAAGATAGTATCACCAAACAAGTTGCTAGAGATTTAAATATTAAAATAGCTAAGGGCGAATTGTTACCCGAAGATAAATTGCATGAAGTAGCACAATTACAACAGCACAGCACACATAAAGTTGCATTTGTTGGAGATGGTATTAATGATGCACCGGTGTTAGCAACTAGTGATGTTGGTATTGCTATGGGCGGATTAGGTAGTGATGTGGCAATAGAAACGGCCGATGTAGTTATTCAAACAGATCAGCCTTCAAAAATTTCTCAAGCCATACAAATAGGACGTGCAACGCGTGCTATAGTTTGGCAAAATATTATTTTAGCATTTGGTATTAAATTAGTTGTTCTTATTCTGGGAGCAAGCGGATTGGCAACCATGTGGGAAGCAGTGTTTGCAGATGTTGGTGTAGCTCTATTAGCCATATTAAATGCAGTTCGGTTACAACGT
- a CDS encoding Fur family transcriptional regulator translates to MQGVEAFLESKSIRVTAMRILICNFLAEKKEAVTLSDIENAFDKADRTTLYRTIKTFEDKEIVHQIDDGTGVTKYALCEPNCHCDLETDLHLHFHCTQCTSTVCLTDHKIPKIKVPKGYVAEHVNLVVKGICDKCNAN, encoded by the coding sequence ATGCAAGGAGTAGAAGCCTTTTTAGAATCTAAAAGTATTCGTGTCACCGCGATGCGAATACTTATTTGCAATTTTTTAGCTGAAAAAAAAGAAGCGGTAACGTTAAGCGATATCGAAAATGCATTTGATAAAGCAGATCGAACTACGCTTTACCGTACTATTAAAACATTTGAAGATAAAGAAATAGTACATCAAATAGATGATGGTACAGGAGTTACTAAGTATGCCTTATGCGAACCCAATTGCCATTGCGATTTAGAAACAGACTTGCATCTTCACTTTCACTGTACCCAATGTACAAGTACAGTGTGTTTAACAGATCATAAAATACCTAAAATAAAAGTGCCTAAAGGTTATGTGGCAGAACATGTTAATTTAGTGGTAAAAGGCATTTGTGATAAGTGTAATGCGAATTAA
- a CDS encoding efflux RND transporter periplasmic adaptor subunit, giving the protein MKKLLYIGVFTLFTSLVSCGSKDANTHDSHEDHDASESHHDEHGEHEEENAVHLKTSQFEALNMKVDTLSLRSMAGYVEANGALDVPPQNEAAITTIVGANISAIKVIEGDKVEKNQVVAYLSHPNIIKMQTDYLNAFSNSNYLQKNYERQKTLYDSGVGSGANFQKSEAEYQASKALVNGLGAQLQLLHLNPKSIQNGTIYQQVALRTPIEGYVQKVNVKTGQYVAPETEVFEIVNTHHVHADLMVFEKDVHLVKIGQHVRFTVQSFPEDELIAEIYSVSQSFEENPKAVHVHAEIKNEKGHLIPGMYIKGKIQVKASASLAIPEQAIYKEGDRFYVFKAKAEPEAWQFEPVEVILGAKDGEWQAVTFLETLDKATQFALNNAYYLSAELKKASAGHHH; this is encoded by the coding sequence ATGAAAAAATTATTATATATCGGTGTGTTTACACTTTTTACTAGTCTTGTGAGTTGCGGTTCTAAAGACGCTAATACGCATGATTCACATGAAGACCATGATGCATCTGAATCGCATCATGATGAGCATGGTGAACATGAAGAAGAAAACGCAGTGCATTTAAAAACGTCACAGTTTGAAGCCTTAAATATGAAGGTCGATACGTTATCTCTACGCTCAATGGCTGGCTATGTAGAGGCTAATGGAGCATTAGATGTACCTCCACAAAATGAAGCAGCCATAACGACTATTGTTGGTGCTAATATTAGTGCGATAAAAGTAATTGAAGGCGATAAAGTCGAAAAAAATCAAGTTGTTGCTTATTTATCGCATCCAAATATTATTAAAATGCAAACCGATTATTTAAATGCTTTTAGTAATAGTAACTATTTACAAAAGAATTACGAACGTCAAAAAACACTGTATGATTCAGGAGTGGGTTCGGGTGCTAATTTTCAGAAATCCGAAGCAGAGTATCAAGCGTCTAAAGCTTTGGTAAACGGTTTAGGAGCTCAGTTACAATTACTACATTTAAATCCAAAAAGCATTCAAAATGGGACTATTTATCAGCAAGTAGCATTGCGTACGCCTATTGAAGGTTATGTTCAAAAAGTTAATGTTAAAACAGGCCAATATGTTGCACCTGAAACAGAAGTCTTTGAAATTGTAAATACACATCATGTACACGCAGATTTAATGGTTTTTGAAAAAGATGTACATCTTGTTAAAATTGGTCAGCATGTAAGATTTACAGTACAATCATTTCCTGAAGATGAATTAATTGCCGAAATTTATTCGGTAAGTCAAAGTTTTGAGGAAAATCCTAAAGCAGTACATGTGCATGCCGAAATTAAGAATGAAAAAGGTCATTTAATTCCAGGGATGTACATTAAGGGTAAAATTCAGGTTAAAGCATCAGCATCTTTAGCAATTCCAGAACAAGCTATCTACAAAGAAGGAGATCGTTTTTATGTGTTTAAAGCTAAAGCAGAACCTGAAGCATGGCAGTTTGAACCTGTAGAAGTTATACTTGGAGCAAAAGATGGGGAATGGCAAGCTGTTACTTTTTTAGAAACGCTTGATAAAGCAACCCAATTTGCATTAAATAATGCATACTATTTAAGTGCAGAACTAAAAAAAGCAAGCGCAGGACACCATCATTAA
- a CDS encoding CusA/CzcA family heavy metal efflux RND transporter — translation MINKIIDFSIHNKFIIGLLTLTIIGAGIWSLTKVPIDAVPDITNNQVQVITQAPNLGTEDIEQFVTYPVEVAMSNLPKVQEIRSVSRFGLSVVTIVFDDDMGTYLPRQLVSEKLSEVREDIPEGFGTPTMGPITTGLGEIYQYTLKVKPEFKDQYSISDLRTMQDWIVQRQMAMVPGVVEVNAIGGKIKQYEVAVNPSELNAIGLNITDIFEALENNNQNTGGAYIEKNHQANFIRGEGLIRSLDDIKTIVVSHAQGVPITIGDLAEVKFGSAIRYGALTQDGEGEVVGGLVMMLKGASSNDVISAVKTRMQLIQKSLPEGVEIQPLLDRSVLIDKTTSTVGFNLVEGALIVIFVLIFLLGNWRGGLIVASTIPLSLLFAFILMYVFDVWANLMSLGAIDFGIIVDGAVIIVEATVFIFVAQVLKKGKITAEDRDKIASKASKKMMNAAFFGQLIILIVFLPILALEGIEGKMFKPMALTFIFAMIGAMILCLTYVPMMSALILRAPKSDKLSYGDTFVHWVERKYQPLLHSALNKGKWIVGFGVLLFALTVFVFTKMGGEFIPQLDEGDIAFHAILKPGSSLTETIETTTKIERIVKANFPEVDKVVSRIGVAEIPTDPMPMDLADVIVILKPKSEWVSADSKDELIEQMKAAVQILPGVNYEFTQPMEMRFNELLEGVREDIAIKLYGEDIYVLSDKAEEVTKLIAGIEGIGDMKAEATTGLPQMTITYNRKKLAQYGLEINSLNQIVQSAFAGGKAGVIFEGEKRFDLVVRLQEQHRTDITDVQNLFIKLPDGAQIPLKEIANISYKAGPMQISRDNTNRRTYVGVNVRGRDVKSLVTEIQAKLDAELKLPPGYFIRYGGAFENLERASSRLQMVVPIALLLIFVLIYFALKSFPQTLMIYIAIPMATIGGVFALWLRDMPFSISAGVGFIVLFGVAVLNGLVMISGLNELKDEGVINLKDRIFEGTKRRIRPIMLTAFTDVLGFLPMAISASAGAEVQRPLATVVIGGLLTSTLLTLFVLPILYHWVEERQDKITLKRAMGPAIAILVLSFGVPQTGYAQQLPIQGQELSMAEAVHISKTQYPLLKQKALAIDKEEAVKKTAFDLGTTKLYTGGEELRDGVGVYTTFNMSQNEIDIFSIGAKKQLQNQRIMLAERAYELSELQLALEVKKAWAKAYQAKMQFQLYTELDSIYTKFEQAVALNFEVEAISRLEYAAAKNQYYQIQNAKAKALSEYGIALQQLNLWLASDTFYIVPNTFVTDDNLSSDSDIAQHPAYQLAELDVKVSEAQLKAAKANSLPKFNLQGGLQKIDGTSGFYSYQAGVSIPFLSGVNRADIKTAKIDKAIAASNVKLKQNQVESEYLQAKAHYQQWLEAWTFYNTKVLPLAKEQRQGALVAYKEGAVDYSGFSQLIKEAIQSELDAQEALLNYFNSLFELQYFNQN, via the coding sequence ATGATTAATAAAATCATTGATTTTTCAATCCATAATAAATTTATTATTGGTTTGCTTACGCTTACCATAATTGGAGCAGGAATTTGGAGTTTAACTAAAGTTCCTATTGATGCTGTTCCAGACATTACAAACAATCAAGTTCAAGTTATTACCCAAGCACCTAATTTAGGCACTGAAGATATAGAGCAATTTGTAACTTATCCTGTAGAAGTTGCAATGAGTAACTTACCAAAAGTACAGGAAATTCGTTCCGTTTCTCGTTTTGGTTTATCGGTAGTTACAATTGTTTTCGATGACGATATGGGAACTTATTTACCTAGACAATTAGTGTCTGAAAAGCTTTCTGAAGTTAGAGAAGATATACCAGAAGGTTTTGGTACACCAACCATGGGACCAATTACTACAGGATTGGGCGAAATATATCAATATACTTTAAAAGTAAAACCAGAATTTAAAGACCAATATTCAATTTCAGATTTGCGAACCATGCAAGATTGGATTGTACAACGCCAAATGGCAATGGTACCTGGGGTGGTTGAGGTAAATGCCATTGGTGGAAAAATTAAGCAATATGAAGTTGCTGTAAATCCTTCAGAATTAAATGCTATTGGCTTAAATATTACCGATATTTTTGAAGCCTTAGAAAATAATAATCAAAATACTGGAGGTGCTTATATCGAAAAAAATCATCAAGCTAATTTTATTCGTGGCGAAGGTTTAATACGCAGTTTAGACGATATTAAAACCATAGTGGTGTCGCATGCTCAGGGTGTGCCCATTACAATAGGAGACCTTGCTGAAGTAAAATTTGGTTCGGCCATTCGTTATGGTGCACTCACCCAAGATGGTGAAGGTGAAGTGGTAGGTGGTTTAGTAATGATGCTTAAAGGAGCGAGTTCTAACGATGTTATTAGCGCTGTTAAAACACGTATGCAGCTCATACAAAAATCACTTCCTGAAGGTGTCGAGATTCAACCGCTTTTAGACCGTAGTGTTCTAATTGATAAAACAACATCTACCGTTGGCTTCAACTTAGTTGAAGGTGCCTTAATCGTCATTTTTGTTTTGATTTTTCTATTAGGTAATTGGCGTGGCGGACTTATAGTCGCGTCTACCATTCCGTTATCGTTATTGTTTGCTTTTATTTTAATGTATGTTTTTGATGTTTGGGCAAACCTAATGAGTTTAGGTGCTATAGATTTTGGCATTATAGTAGACGGTGCTGTAATTATTGTTGAAGCTACTGTATTCATTTTCGTCGCTCAAGTCCTTAAAAAAGGAAAAATTACTGCTGAAGATAGAGATAAAATAGCTTCTAAAGCATCTAAAAAAATGATGAATGCCGCATTTTTTGGTCAGCTCATTATTCTTATTGTGTTTCTTCCAATTCTTGCTCTAGAAGGGATTGAAGGAAAAATGTTTAAACCTATGGCATTGACTTTTATTTTCGCGATGATTGGTGCCATGATTTTGTGTTTAACCTATGTGCCCATGATGTCGGCTTTAATACTTCGTGCACCAAAATCAGATAAACTATCGTACGGCGATACGTTTGTACATTGGGTAGAGCGTAAATACCAACCGTTATTACATTCAGCTTTAAATAAAGGAAAATGGATTGTTGGGTTTGGTGTATTACTTTTTGCACTTACAGTATTTGTGTTTACTAAAATGGGAGGTGAGTTTATTCCGCAACTAGATGAAGGCGATATTGCGTTTCATGCTATTTTAAAACCAGGAAGTTCACTTACAGAAACTATTGAAACGACGACAAAAATTGAACGCATTGTAAAAGCAAATTTTCCCGAGGTCGACAAAGTTGTGAGTCGTATTGGTGTCGCTGAAATACCTACAGACCCAATGCCAATGGATTTAGCCGATGTTATTGTAATTCTTAAACCTAAAAGCGAATGGGTTTCTGCAGACTCTAAAGACGAACTGATTGAGCAGATGAAAGCTGCTGTACAAATTTTACCTGGTGTTAATTACGAATTTACGCAACCCATGGAAATGCGTTTTAATGAACTGCTGGAAGGTGTGCGCGAAGATATTGCCATTAAACTATATGGCGAAGATATTTATGTGTTGTCTGATAAGGCTGAAGAAGTTACTAAACTTATTGCAGGGATAGAAGGGATAGGAGATATGAAAGCCGAAGCCACAACAGGATTGCCACAGATGACAATTACATATAACCGAAAGAAGTTAGCTCAATACGGCTTAGAGATTAATAGTTTAAACCAAATCGTTCAATCTGCATTTGCAGGAGGTAAAGCAGGTGTAATTTTTGAAGGCGAAAAACGATTTGATCTGGTTGTACGGTTACAAGAACAACACCGAACCGATATTACAGATGTACAGAATTTGTTTATAAAATTACCCGATGGGGCGCAAATCCCATTAAAGGAAATTGCAAACATCTCGTATAAAGCCGGACCTATGCAAATTAGTCGCGATAATACTAATCGTAGAACATACGTTGGTGTTAATGTTCGTGGTCGCGATGTAAAATCTTTAGTCACAGAAATTCAAGCAAAACTTGATGCCGAATTAAAATTACCTCCTGGATATTTTATACGCTATGGTGGTGCATTCGAAAATCTAGAACGTGCCAGTTCACGTTTACAAATGGTAGTCCCAATTGCTTTATTATTAATTTTTGTCTTAATTTATTTTGCTTTAAAATCATTTCCTCAAACACTCATGATTTACATTGCCATTCCTATGGCAACTATTGGAGGTGTGTTTGCACTTTGGTTACGAGATATGCCTTTTAGTATTTCGGCTGGTGTCGGATTTATTGTACTCTTTGGAGTTGCAGTATTAAATGGTTTAGTTATGATTAGTGGTTTAAATGAACTTAAAGACGAAGGTGTTATTAATTTAAAAGACCGCATTTTTGAAGGAACTAAACGTAGAATCCGCCCGATTATGCTTACTGCATTTACAGATGTGTTAGGGTTTTTACCTATGGCTATTTCAGCTTCTGCTGGAGCTGAGGTACAACGTCCGTTAGCTACTGTAGTTATTGGTGGGCTATTAACGTCTACGTTATTAACCTTATTCGTGCTTCCTATTTTGTATCATTGGGTAGAAGAACGTCAAGATAAAATTACGTTAAAACGTGCTATGGGACCCGCAATTGCTATTTTAGTGTTAAGTTTTGGAGTACCACAAACAGGATATGCACAGCAATTACCTATACAAGGACAAGAGTTAAGTATGGCAGAAGCAGTACATATATCTAAAACGCAATACCCTCTATTAAAACAAAAAGCCTTAGCAATAGATAAAGAAGAAGCGGTAAAAAAGACAGCTTTTGATTTAGGAACAACCAAACTCTATACTGGTGGAGAAGAATTACGTGATGGTGTTGGAGTGTATACTACATTTAATATGTCGCAAAATGAAATAGATATATTTAGTATTGGTGCCAAAAAACAATTACAAAATCAACGTATCATGTTAGCAGAGCGTGCTTACGAATTATCAGAATTGCAATTAGCGTTAGAGGTAAAGAAAGCTTGGGCTAAAGCTTATCAAGCTAAAATGCAATTTCAGTTGTACACAGAGTTAGATTCCATTTATACCAAATTTGAACAAGCTGTGGCTTTAAATTTTGAGGTTGAAGCCATTTCAAGATTAGAATATGCGGCGGCTAAAAATCAATATTATCAAATTCAGAATGCTAAAGCAAAAGCATTGAGTGAATATGGTATTGCTTTGCAACAACTTAACTTGTGGTTGGCATCAGATACGTTTTATATTGTACCTAATACATTTGTAACAGACGATAATTTAAGTTCAGATTCAGACATTGCTCAGCATCCTGCATATCAGTTGGCTGAGTTAGACGTAAAAGTTTCTGAAGCACAATTAAAAGCAGCAAAAGCCAATAGTTTGCCTAAATTTAATTTACAAGGTGGTTTACAAAAAATAGACGGCACTTCAGGTTTTTATAGCTACCAAGCAGGCGTATCTATTCCGTTTTTATCAGGTGTTAATCGTGCAGATATTAAAACAGCTAAAATAGATAAAGCCATAGCAGCATCTAATGTAAAATTAAAACAAAACCAAGTAGAATCTGAATATTTACAAGCAAAAGCACACTACCAACAATGGTTAGAAGCATGGACATTTTATAATACTAAAGTACTGCCTTTAGCCAAAGAACAACGGCAAGGCGCTTTAGTAGCTTATAAAGAAGGCGCTGTAGATTATAGCGGATTTTCACAACTTATAAAAGAAGCGATTCAATCTGAATTAGATGCACAAGAAGCGCTTTTAAATTATTTCAACAGTTTATTTGAATTACAATATTTTAATCAGAATTAA